The Metallibacterium scheffleri region TCAGCGAGCTGCATCTCGACGAAATCGTGCCGGCGCTGCGCGTCGGCCATCCGGATCAATTGCACTTGCGCGGCGAAAGCCTGCACCTGCGCTGGCGCGAGGGCCGTTTCCCGGCGCTGGTGCACGCGCCCGGCAACGTGCAGCTGCAACTGCCGGCGCACGGCGCGCGACCGCTGGCGCTGGCGCACGGCCTGCTGCGCGGCTTCCTGGAATCCGAACTGCGCCGCGATGCGGCGCGTGCGCTGAACACGCTGGTACCGCATCTCGGCCTGGCGCCGAACGCGCTGCAGGTACGCCCGCTGAAAAGCCTGTGGGGCAGCCTGGATACGCGCGACCGCATCACCCTCGACCTGGCGCTGGCGCTGGCGCCACCGGCGGTGGCGCGCTATGTGGTCGCGCACGAACTGGCGCACCTGCGCGTGCGCAACCACAGCGCGCGTTTCTGGGCGCAGGTGCAGGCGCTGGATCGCGACTTCGCGCAGCAGCGCGAATGGCTGCGCGAGCACGGCGCGCAGCTCAAGCTGGAGTTGATGCGCCTGATCGGCACGCCGGCGCGTGGCTAGCGCGAGTGGCACGAATCTGTGTCAGGCTGCGCGCACCGAGGCTTTTAGACCGTACACGCACTAGCGTAGTCAGCCGCCTCACTCGTTGGCGCCCGCATGAACGCTTTTCTCCGGCCCGGATCGCACGCGCGCGCCACCGCGCCTGCTGCGGTGGCGGCCATGGATATCGACCTGCCCGCAGGGGTGCGTGCCATGCAGTCCGAAACACTGGCCACGCTGCGTCTGGCGCTGGAGCTCTACCAGCAACCGCAGCGCGCCGTGGCGCTGCGCCGCGCGGCATTGCCGCATGCCGAGTTCGACCTGCTGCTGCACTGCGCGGCCGGCACGGTGGAGTTGCAGGAAGTCGCCGCGGTATTGCGCACGCCGCCGCAGACCCTGCAATCAGCACTGGATTTCTATCTCGTGCAGGTGTTGTTCGTGCCGGCGGCCAGCGCCTGGCGCGTGCTGGGCCTGCAGGCCGGCGCCGATGCGCGCCAGGTGCGCGAACACGCCCGGCTGATGCTGCTGTGGCTGGCACGTACGCGCGCGCGCAACCCGCTGGCAACGCTGCACACAGACCAGGTACGGCGCGCGCAGCATGAAACGCTGCGTGAATTGCAGCCCGGCGCGCGCGCAGCGCGCATGCCCACGCCCGCGCTGCAGCCGGGGCGCGTACAGCAGGCACGTGCGGCGCTGCGGCCGACGCACACCGGCATGCAGGCCCTGCGCTTGCTCGTACTGGCGCTGATCGGCGTGGCGCTGGCGCTGGGCTTGCTGTGGTTGTCGCGGCAATGGCACGGCGCCGCGCCGCGCGAGACATCCGCCGCGCTGGCGCCAGGCTTGGCGTGGCCCGCCGCACTGCCGCTGGCACCGCCGCGCGTGCCCATCGCCCTGCCGGCGCTGACGCGGGGGATCGAGCTCCCGGCCATGCGTTTGCAGGCTGCGCCCATGCCGCAAGCGTCGGCCGTGCGCGTGCCGGAGGCCGGGACGATCACCCCGCTGGCGGTGGCGTGGCGGCCGTTGCGCCCGTCGCCAGCGCTGCCCGTGCGCGCTGCGCAGGTGCGCGTCGCACCGCTGCGCATGCTGCGACCCGCATTGCCGGGCCTGCACTTGCCGATCCCGTCCGTGGCGGCACCGACGCCGCGACTCGCGTCGGCATCCCTGCCGGTGCTGGAAGCGGTAGCGGCACCCACGGCCAACACCGCCGCCATCGCCAGATTGCTGCGCGCGTTTAGCGACAGCTATGCGCGCGGCAACCTGCCCGGCTTCATGGCCCTGTTCGCGCCGCAGGTGCGCGAGGGACCGCGCGATTTCGCCGCGCTGCGCGCGACCTACGCGCGCCTGTTCGCCGGCAGCGCAGCGCGCAGTTTGCGTCTCAGCGACGTGCGCATCGCGCCGGCCGGCAGCGCCCGTGCGCGGGTGCTGTTGCGCTACGAGGCACGCATACTGGAGCATGGCGCCGCCACTCCCGCGCTGTATCGTGGCGCGCTGGCACTGGACATGCAAAGCACGCATGGCGCCTGGCGCATCATCGGCCTGCAACGCCTGGCTGCGCCCGCTGCAGCCGCCGCGTCAGCGGCACGCAGCGAATGA contains the following coding sequences:
- a CDS encoding M48 family metallopeptidase, whose translation is MPAMQQDWFEVAAPGGMLRLRRAVHPRARRLRLSVDINGARLTWPPGTQPAQAQAFVRQHAAWLRQKLSELHLDEIVPALRVGHPDQLHLRGESLHLRWREGRFPALVHAPGNVQLQLPAHGARPLALAHGLLRGFLESELRRDAARALNTLVPHLGLAPNALQVRPLKSLWGSLDTRDRITLDLALALAPPAVARYVVAHELAHLRVRNHSARFWAQVQALDRDFAQQREWLREHGAQLKLELMRLIGTPARG